One window of Dechloromonas sp. ZY10 genomic DNA carries:
- a CDS encoding aminoglycoside phosphotransferase family protein, whose translation MNTQPAVNRDELVAQWVAERFPNQSVEITPASADASFRRYFRLTWPDGATRILMDAPPDKENCRPFIHVAGLLAKAKLAAPRILDQDLENGFLVLTDLGRIGYLDALNADLSLADTLIRPVLDVLVQWQKSTTAATLPPYDATLLRRELDLFPEWFIGRHLGIELSAEEKSLLDRTFKFLINSALAQPKVFVHRDFMPRNLMVVESEATLTPGIIDFQDAVMGPLSYDVVSLFRDAFISWDEEQEIDWVVRYWEKARAAGLPVREDFGHFWREYELMGLQRHLKVLGIFCRLKYRDGKDKYIEDLPRFMTYAKKTAGRYVQLKPLLNLLDRLDGQTEQIGYRR comes from the coding sequence ATGAATACCCAGCCTGCCGTCAACCGCGACGAACTGGTCGCGCAATGGGTCGCCGAACGCTTCCCCAACCAGTCGGTCGAGATCACCCCGGCCTCGGCCGATGCCAGTTTCCGCCGCTATTTCCGTCTGACCTGGCCGGACGGCGCGACCCGCATCCTGATGGACGCGCCGCCGGACAAGGAAAACTGCCGCCCCTTCATCCACGTCGCCGGGCTGCTCGCCAAGGCCAAGCTGGCGGCACCGCGCATCCTCGACCAGGACCTGGAAAACGGTTTCCTGGTCCTCACCGACCTCGGCCGCATCGGCTATCTCGATGCGCTCAACGCCGACCTGTCGCTGGCTGACACCCTGATCCGCCCGGTGCTCGACGTGCTGGTGCAGTGGCAGAAGTCGACCACCGCCGCAACCTTACCGCCTTACGACGCGACCTTGCTGCGCCGCGAACTCGATCTGTTCCCGGAATGGTTCATCGGCCGCCACCTCGGCATCGAGCTCAGTGCCGAAGAAAAATCCCTGCTCGACCGCACTTTCAAGTTCCTGATCAACAGCGCGCTGGCCCAGCCCAAGGTCTTCGTGCACCGCGACTTCATGCCGCGCAACCTGATGGTGGTCGAGAGCGAAGCGACGCTGACGCCGGGCATCATCGACTTCCAGGACGCAGTGATGGGGCCGCTCAGCTACGACGTGGTCTCGCTGTTCCGCGACGCCTTCATTTCCTGGGATGAAGAACAGGAAATCGACTGGGTCGTCCGCTACTGGGAAAAGGCCCGCGCCGCCGGCCTGCCGGTGCGCGAGGACTTCGGCCACTTCTGGCGCGAATACGAGTTGATGGGCCTGCAGCGCCACCTCAAGGTCCTCGGCATCTTCTGCCGCCTCAAGTACCGCGACGGCAAGGACAAGTACATTGAAGACCTGCCGCGCTTCATGACTTACGCCAAGAAGACCGCCGGCCGCTACGTGCAACTCAAGCCGCTGCTCAACCTGCTCGACCGCCTTGACGGCCAGACCGAGCAGATCGGGTATCGGCGCTAA
- a CDS encoding aminopeptidase P N-terminal domain-containing protein, protein MTHAHFLARRKRLLQTIGDGVAIIPTAPEVVRNRDAHFPYRFDSYFWYLSGFPEPEAVVVLVGAQPGKKAKSILFCREKHEEREIWDGYRYGPKAAKAAFGFDAAYSIEDFDRKLPELLVDRDNLWHSVGHDAAWDARIAQALNAVRAQTRAGKRAPRAIHDLRAELDAMRLVKDAAELGLMQRAADIASAGHARAMRACRPQMAEYELEAELTYEFRKRGADAHAYTPIVAGGANACVLHYVDNNKLLNDHTLVLIDAGCEVQGYAADITRTFPVNGRFSPAQKAVYEIVLAAQEAAFAATAPGRHFMEAHDAAVRVLTQGLVDLKLLTGDVDNLIEKGDFRRFYMHRTGHWLGLDVHDAGEYKVGDEWTVLCPGMTLTVEPGLYIRPGADIPPEFAGIGIRIEDDVRVTESGCDVYTTAPKTVAEIEEVMRHD, encoded by the coding sequence ATGACCCACGCCCATTTTCTCGCCCGCCGCAAGCGCCTGCTCCAGACCATCGGCGACGGCGTCGCCATCATCCCGACCGCGCCGGAAGTCGTGCGCAATCGCGATGCGCATTTTCCCTACCGTTTCGACAGCTATTTCTGGTACCTCTCGGGCTTTCCCGAGCCGGAGGCGGTGGTGGTGCTGGTCGGGGCGCAGCCGGGCAAGAAGGCGAAGTCCATCCTGTTCTGCCGCGAGAAGCACGAAGAGCGGGAAATCTGGGACGGCTACCGTTACGGCCCGAAGGCGGCCAAGGCGGCCTTCGGCTTCGACGCCGCTTATTCAATTGAAGACTTCGACCGGAAATTGCCCGAATTGCTGGTCGACCGTGACAACCTGTGGCACAGCGTCGGCCACGATGCCGCCTGGGATGCGCGCATCGCCCAAGCCTTGAACGCGGTGCGCGCGCAAACCCGTGCCGGCAAGCGGGCGCCGCGCGCGATCCACGACCTGCGCGCCGAACTCGACGCGATGCGCCTGGTCAAGGATGCCGCCGAGCTCGGCCTGATGCAGCGCGCCGCCGACATCGCCAGCGCCGGACACGCCCGCGCCATGCGCGCCTGCCGCCCGCAAATGGCCGAGTACGAACTGGAAGCCGAACTGACTTACGAATTCCGCAAGCGCGGCGCCGACGCCCATGCCTACACGCCCATCGTTGCCGGCGGCGCCAACGCCTGCGTGCTGCACTACGTCGACAACAACAAGCTGCTCAACGACCACACGCTGGTACTGATCGACGCCGGCTGCGAGGTCCAGGGCTACGCCGCCGACATCACCCGCACTTTCCCGGTCAATGGCCGCTTCAGCCCGGCGCAGAAGGCGGTGTATGAAATCGTCCTCGCCGCGCAGGAAGCCGCCTTTGCCGCCACCGCGCCCGGCCGCCACTTCATGGAAGCGCACGACGCGGCAGTGCGTGTGCTGACGCAGGGCCTGGTCGACCTCAAGCTGCTCACCGGCGACGTCGACAACCTGATCGAAAAGGGCGACTTCCGCCGCTTTTACATGCACCGCACCGGCCACTGGCTCGGGCTCGACGTGCACGACGCCGGCGAATACAAGGTCGGCGACGAGTGGACGGTTTTATGCCCGGGAATGACGTTAACCGTGGAACCCGGCCTCTACATCCGCCCCGGCGCCGACATTCCGCCGGAGTTCGCCGGCATCGGCATCCGCATCGAGGACGACGTGCGCGTGACCGAAAGCGGTTGCGACGTGTACACCACGGCACCGAAAACGGTGGCCGAAATTGAGGAAGTAATGCGCCATGACTGA
- the pdxA gene encoding 4-hydroxythreonine-4-phosphate dehydrogenase PdxA produces the protein MNPPLIAVTSGEPAGIGPELCLQLAGRRFGAALPVVLCDRELLRQRAADLGIAVELREYLPAQPVDRESGPNTLWVLHQPLRAASVAGQLDPANGAYVLELLDRALAGCVAGEFAAMATAPVHKGVINAAGVPFTGHTEYLAEKTGTPLVVMMLAGNTERGPLRVALATTHLPLRAVPDAITGELLEQTLEIIAHDLRSKYGLAAPRILVAGLNPHAGEGGYLGREEIEVISPVLERLRARGLYLSGPHPADTMFTPPVLAGGDAVLAMYHDQGLTALKYATFGHGINVTLGLPIIRTSVDHGTALELAGSGRADPGSLFEAVTEAARMAACGGASARS, from the coding sequence ATGAACCCGCCGCTGATCGCCGTCACCAGCGGCGAACCTGCCGGGATCGGCCCCGAACTCTGCCTGCAACTGGCCGGTCGCCGTTTCGGCGCAGCCCTGCCGGTGGTTTTGTGCGACCGCGAACTGCTGCGCCAGCGCGCAGCCGATCTCGGCATTGCAGTTGAGCTGCGCGAATATTTGCCCGCTCAGCCGGTCGACCGTGAATCTGGTCCCAACACCCTGTGGGTGCTGCACCAGCCTCTACGCGCAGCGAGCGTTGCCGGTCAGCTTGACCCGGCCAATGGCGCTTATGTGCTGGAACTGCTCGACCGAGCCTTGGCCGGCTGCGTTGCCGGTGAATTTGCCGCGATGGCGACGGCACCGGTGCACAAAGGGGTGATCAATGCGGCCGGCGTGCCCTTTACCGGTCACACAGAGTATCTTGCCGAAAAGACCGGTACGCCGCTGGTGGTGATGATGCTCGCCGGCAATACCGAGCGCGGTCCCTTGCGGGTGGCGCTGGCAACCACCCACCTCCCCTTGCGCGCGGTGCCCGACGCCATTACCGGCGAATTGCTGGAACAGACGCTGGAAATCATTGCCCACGACCTGCGCAGCAAATACGGACTGGCGGCCCCGCGCATCCTGGTGGCCGGCCTTAACCCGCATGCCGGCGAGGGCGGTTACCTCGGGCGCGAGGAAATCGAAGTCATCAGCCCGGTGCTGGAGCGTTTGCGTGCACGCGGCTTGTACCTTTCCGGGCCGCATCCGGCCGATACCATGTTTACTCCGCCGGTGCTCGCCGGCGGCGATGCGGTGCTGGCGATGTATCACGATCAGGGGCTGACCGCGCTCAAGTACGCAACCTTTGGTCACGGCATCAATGTCACGCTCGGTTTGCCGATCATCCGTACTTCGGTTGATCATGGGACCGCACTCGAACTTGCCGGTAGCGGCCGCGCCGATCCCGGCAGCCTCTTCGAGGCGGTTACCGAAGCGGCGCGGATGGCCGCTTGCGGCGGTGCCTCGGCCCGGTCCTGA
- the murU gene encoding N-acetylmuramate alpha-1-phosphate uridylyltransferase MurU — translation MKAMILAAGRGERMRPLTDHTPKPLLPVGGKPLIVWHLEKLAAAGIHEVVINHAHLGEQIEQTLGDGARWGLRITYSAEPPGALETAGGIAQALPLLGEQPFLVVNGDVYCDLDFSAFLRSTVDMAKNREADPAPPNPATGAHLLFVANPEHHRSGDFSLAGNRVIPALADGPTYTYAGIGVYSPALFADVPPGQAMKLRPLLDAAIAAGTLSASLHTGRWVDVGTPQRLAELDQELSKP, via the coding sequence ATGAAAGCAATGATCCTCGCCGCCGGTCGCGGCGAACGCATGCGGCCGCTGACCGATCACACCCCCAAGCCGCTGCTGCCGGTCGGCGGCAAGCCGCTGATCGTCTGGCACCTGGAAAAACTCGCCGCCGCCGGCATCCACGAGGTGGTGATCAACCATGCCCACCTCGGCGAACAGATCGAGCAGACGCTCGGCGACGGCGCCCGCTGGGGCCTGCGCATCACCTACTCGGCCGAACCGCCGGGCGCCCTGGAAACCGCTGGCGGCATCGCGCAGGCACTGCCGCTGCTCGGCGAGCAGCCCTTTCTGGTGGTCAATGGCGACGTCTACTGCGACCTCGATTTTTCGGCTTTTCTACGGTCGACCGTGGACATGGCAAAAAACCGGGAAGCAGACCCGGCACCACCCAATCCCGCCACCGGCGCCCACCTGCTCTTCGTCGCCAACCCCGAGCACCACCGCAGCGGCGACTTCAGCCTCGCCGGCAACCGCGTCATCCCCGCCCTTGCCGACGGCCCGACCTACACCTACGCCGGCATCGGGGTGTACTCGCCGGCGCTGTTCGCCGACGTTCCGCCCGGCCAAGCGATGAAACTGCGCCCGCTACTCGACGCCGCCATCGCCGCCGGCACCCTCAGCGCCAGCCTGCACACCGGCCGCTGGGTCGACGTCGGCACCCCGCAACGACTGGCCGAACTCGATCAGGAACTCAGCAAGCCATGA
- a CDS encoding LPS-assembly protein LptD, which translates to MAVFSRRPLALLLCCLSVGTQAPVAQEREWFGSGDSVLLAAADDPPVRLRSERRFNVLGKKKRTARSQVGIEHPVELNKEDRYPMFIVADRMDGRTEELTDAEGNVELRKAGTLVYADRLQYRPLDDEIDAQGNVRLLQEGAEVNTPHLRLKIGEQTGFAESADYHMVQEVRSRVYRTQQLVMTYAGSNALNSSGAPMMSNVPNNYGLPTVAPASRPSEASGYAERIDFQGENRFLLSNSSFSTCKPGATDWYLQAKEVRLDFDEDKGEAEAATVYFKDTPIFYLPEASFALNHQRRSGFLHPYYSASTKNGFDLTLPYYANIAPNYDLTLFPRYMVKRGFQLGAEAQLFGHYHRGTVRAEFMPQDEMLDRQRYAFNIQHTHHLGNNMSGVINWQRVSDNMYWQDMSSRLLNTSQAQLPQQVVFNYFPTPWLHTSTQFLRYQTLQIDPNSTIARPYFVEPQVNIVGFKANVLKTDLSLFGQYSRFTHPDKTNGERMVFYPQVSLPIIHPSFQIIPKVGVHLTSYALTQQSQEDRLLGQKTSLTRSVPTFSLDSTVVFERDSQWLGKDYIQTLEPRLYYVRIPYRDQTLFPNFDSGLTDFNFAQIFAENRYSGQDRINDANQLTAALTTRFLGADTGAEYFKAMIGQRYYFQPQRVMLNGETQRKADFSNIIVAANGLVADRTYVDVAWEYNHRESSSDRFSAGMRYQPDYGRVLSASYRYTRDPLTGQSLVKQVDLAGQWPISGRWYAVGRYNFSLRDSQLLEAIGGLEYNESCWSARLVVQRLEALAGSANTTVFLQLELKDFASIGSNPIGLLHRSIPGFGKVNELPAKSNLLNSY; encoded by the coding sequence ATGGCCGTTTTCTCCCGTCGTCCGCTTGCCTTGCTGCTTTGCTGCCTCTCTGTTGGCACGCAGGCGCCTGTCGCCCAGGAGCGGGAATGGTTTGGCAGCGGCGATTCGGTCCTGCTGGCGGCGGCGGACGATCCGCCGGTACGCTTGCGCAGCGAGCGCCGCTTCAACGTGCTCGGCAAAAAGAAGAGGACGGCGCGTTCGCAGGTCGGGATCGAGCATCCGGTCGAGCTGAACAAGGAAGACCGCTATCCGATGTTCATCGTCGCCGACCGGATGGACGGGCGGACCGAAGAGCTGACCGATGCCGAAGGCAACGTCGAACTGCGCAAGGCGGGGACGCTGGTCTATGCCGACCGCCTGCAGTATCGCCCGCTCGACGACGAAATCGACGCCCAGGGCAACGTCCGCCTGTTGCAGGAAGGCGCCGAGGTCAATACCCCGCACCTGCGCCTGAAAATCGGCGAACAGACCGGTTTTGCCGAGTCGGCCGATTACCACATGGTGCAGGAGGTGCGCAGCCGGGTCTATCGCACGCAACAACTGGTGATGACCTATGCCGGCAGCAATGCATTGAACAGTTCCGGCGCGCCAATGATGAGCAACGTGCCGAACAACTACGGCCTGCCGACGGTCGCGCCAGCGTCGCGGCCATCGGAAGCCAGCGGCTACGCCGAGCGGATCGACTTCCAGGGGGAGAACCGCTTCCTGCTCAGCAACAGCAGTTTCTCGACTTGCAAGCCGGGGGCTACCGACTGGTATCTGCAGGCCAAGGAAGTCAGGCTCGATTTTGACGAGGACAAGGGCGAGGCCGAGGCGGCGACGGTCTATTTCAAGGACACCCCGATCTTCTACCTGCCCGAGGCCAGCTTTGCGCTGAACCACCAGCGGCGCTCCGGGTTCCTGCATCCTTACTATTCGGCTTCGACCAAGAATGGTTTCGACCTGACGCTGCCGTACTATGCCAACATTGCGCCCAACTATGACCTGACCCTGTTTCCGCGCTATATGGTCAAGCGTGGTTTCCAGTTGGGGGCCGAGGCGCAGCTGTTTGGTCATTACCATCGCGGCACGGTGCGCGCCGAGTTCATGCCGCAGGATGAGATGCTGGACCGCCAGCGTTACGCCTTCAACATCCAGCACACTCACCACCTGGGCAACAACATGTCCGGGGTGATCAACTGGCAACGCGTGTCGGACAACATGTACTGGCAGGACATGTCGTCGCGCCTGCTCAATACTTCGCAAGCACAGTTGCCGCAGCAGGTGGTGTTCAATTATTTCCCGACCCCCTGGCTGCATACCAGCACCCAGTTCCTGCGCTACCAGACCCTGCAGATCGACCCCAATTCGACCATCGCCCGGCCTTACTTCGTCGAGCCGCAGGTCAATATCGTCGGTTTCAAGGCCAATGTACTGAAGACCGACCTCAGCCTGTTCGGCCAGTATTCGCGGTTCACCCATCCGGACAAGACCAATGGCGAGCGGATGGTCTTCTATCCGCAGGTTTCGTTGCCGATCATCCATCCGTCGTTCCAGATCATTCCCAAGGTCGGGGTGCATCTGACCAGCTATGCCCTCACCCAGCAGTCGCAGGAAGATCGCCTGCTCGGGCAGAAGACCTCGCTGACGCGCAGCGTGCCGACCTTCTCGCTCGATTCGACGGTGGTCTTCGAGCGCGACAGCCAGTGGCTGGGCAAGGACTATATCCAGACGCTGGAGCCGCGCCTGTACTACGTGCGCATTCCCTACCGCGATCAGACCCTGTTCCCCAACTTCGACAGCGGTCTCACCGACTTCAATTTCGCCCAGATCTTTGCCGAGAACCGTTACAGCGGCCAGGACCGGATCAACGACGCCAACCAGCTGACCGCCGCGCTGACCACCCGCTTCCTGGGGGCCGATACCGGCGCCGAATATTTCAAGGCGATGATCGGTCAGCGTTATTACTTCCAGCCGCAACGGGTAATGCTTAACGGCGAGACGCAGCGCAAGGCCGATTTCTCCAACATCATTGTTGCCGCGAACGGCCTGGTTGCCGACCGTACTTATGTCGATGTCGCCTGGGAATACAATCACCGCGAAAGCAGCAGCGACCGTTTTTCGGCCGGGATGCGCTATCAGCCGGATTACGGCCGGGTGTTGTCGGCGAGCTACCGTTATACGCGCGACCCATTGACCGGTCAGTCGCTGGTCAAGCAGGTTGATCTGGCGGGCCAATGGCCGATTTCAGGACGCTGGTATGCCGTTGGCCGCTATAATTTCTCGCTCCGCGACAGTCAGTTGCTGGAAGCCATCGGTGGCCTCGAATACAACGAAAGCTGCTGGTCGGCCCGGCTGGTCGTGCAACGGCTGGAGGCCTTGGCCGGTTCGGCCAATACCACGGTTTTCCTGCAGCTGGAGTTGAAGGACTTCGCCAGCATCGGCTCCAATCCGATCGGCTTGTTGCATCGCAGTATCCCCGGCTTTGGCAAGGTCAATGAATTGCCGGCCAAGAGTAACCTGTTGAACAGCTATTGA
- a CDS encoding peptidylprolyl isomerase: protein MTMTPFLRRLCATVACLALLAPALSQAAAEPVEVDRIVAVVGDEVITQVELRARLQSALQQLRRQGTPLPPQGELEKQMLERLITDRAQMQHAKQSGIRIDDLQLDQAISRIAAGNKMTQQQFRQALEKDGLEYARFREEIRGEMVIARLREREVDSRLTISDGEIDNFLAGQEATTGEEYQLAHILLRAPEGASPEQLQKLRLRAEQALKRARAGENFAQLAAAFSDAPDALSGGDLGWRSADRLPVLYADALTRLQAGEVSEVLRSSAGFHILKLVGKRGGKVNVAVRQTKARHILIRSSEVVSESEAKRKLEIVRERIQHGADFAEQARLYSHDGSAANGGDLGWLNPGDTVPEFERAMDALKPGELSTVVQSPFGMHLIQVLERRERDMSEERQRAVARQAIRERKLDEAYQDWLRQLRDRTYVENRLEEQ, encoded by the coding sequence ATGACCATGACTCCATTCCTGCGTCGCCTGTGTGCGACTGTTGCCTGCCTGGCCCTGTTGGCTCCCGCTCTGTCGCAGGCTGCGGCTGAACCTGTCGAGGTCGACCGCATCGTTGCCGTGGTTGGCGATGAAGTGATTACCCAGGTCGAGTTGCGGGCACGCCTGCAGTCGGCGCTGCAGCAATTGCGGCGTCAGGGAACGCCGCTGCCGCCGCAGGGTGAACTGGAAAAACAGATGCTGGAGCGGCTGATTACCGACCGGGCGCAGATGCAGCATGCCAAGCAGTCGGGGATTCGCATCGACGATCTGCAGCTGGATCAGGCGATTAGTCGGATTGCCGCCGGCAACAAGATGACCCAGCAGCAGTTCCGTCAGGCGCTGGAAAAGGATGGGCTTGAGTACGCCCGCTTCCGCGAGGAAATCCGTGGCGAAATGGTGATCGCTCGGCTGCGCGAACGCGAAGTCGATAGCCGCCTGACTATTTCCGATGGGGAAATCGATAATTTCCTGGCCGGCCAGGAGGCTACTACCGGTGAGGAATATCAACTCGCGCACATCCTGCTGCGGGCTCCCGAAGGCGCCAGCCCGGAGCAGCTGCAGAAACTGCGCTTGCGTGCCGAACAGGCCTTGAAGCGGGCGCGGGCCGGCGAAAATTTCGCGCAGCTGGCGGCGGCCTTTTCCGACGCCCCGGATGCCTTGAGCGGCGGCGACCTCGGCTGGCGTTCGGCGGACCGTTTGCCGGTCCTCTATGCCGATGCGCTGACTCGCCTGCAGGCTGGCGAGGTGAGCGAGGTGCTGCGTTCCTCCGCCGGTTTCCATATCCTCAAGCTGGTGGGCAAGCGGGGCGGCAAGGTCAATGTCGCGGTGCGCCAGACCAAGGCCCGGCATATCCTGATCCGGAGCAGCGAGGTGGTCTCCGAGAGCGAGGCCAAGCGCAAGCTTGAGATTGTCCGCGAACGGATTCAGCATGGCGCCGACTTCGCCGAGCAGGCACGCCTCTATTCGCACGACGGTTCGGCGGCCAATGGCGGCGATCTGGGCTGGCTCAACCCGGGCGATACCGTGCCCGAGTTCGAGCGGGCAATGGACGCCCTGAAACCGGGCGAGCTCAGTACTGTGGTGCAGTCGCCTTTCGGCATGCACCTGATCCAGGTGCTGGAGCGGCGTGAGCGCGACATGTCGGAGGAGCGGCAGCGGGCTGTCGCGCGGCAAGCCATCCGCGAGCGCAAGCTTGACGAGGCTTATCAGGACTGGTTGCGCCAGTTGCGTGACCGGACCTACGTCGAAAACCGCCTCGAAGAGCAATGA